The Elgaria multicarinata webbii isolate HBS135686 ecotype San Diego chromosome 1, rElgMul1.1.pri, whole genome shotgun sequence genome has a window encoding:
- the LOC134411363 gene encoding eppin-like: MKASGPLLALALLALAAQRPSSAISASEAKEGYCYNVPPLADVFDEKDCSACSQNDSCSTCATDAQCPGTQKCCPGNCGYICQEAVFDFCQLPSVCGNCKAMFARYFYNASTQKCEQFVYGGCGGNKNNFETEGECFRTCGYPGTST; the protein is encoded by the exons ATGAAGGCAAGCGGCCCCCTCCTCGCCCTGGCTCTGCTCGCCCTCGCGGCCCAGAGGCCCTCCTCGGCCATCAGCGCAAGCGAAG CCAAGGAAGGCTACTGCTACAACGTGCCGCCCTTGGCGGACGTCTTTGATGAGAAGGACTGCAGCGCCTGCTCCCAGAACGACTCCTGCTCCACTTGCGCCACGGACGCCCAGTGCCCGGGGACCCAGAAGTGCTGCCCGGGGAATTGCGGCTACATCTGCCAGGAAGCCGTCtttg ACTTCTGCCAGCTGCCCTCTGTCTGCGGCAACTGCAAAGCCATGTTTGCACGCTACTTCTACAATGCCTCCACCCAGAAATGCGAGCAGTTTGTCTACGGTGGCTGCGGTGGaaacaaaaacaactttgagaCTGAAGGCGAGTGTTTCAGAACCTGCGGCTACCCCG GTACCTCGACCTAG